In a single window of the Pelagibacterium sp. 26DY04 genome:
- a CDS encoding lysophospholipid acyltransferase family protein encodes MILQAIRSLVFYLVFFVHTIPLAIVVGLMAKLTPNLKHAGWGIAQYWNSANLFFLRWIVGIRTEVSGAENIPEGGAIIGSKHQSDWDIFAILPYVGHPAFIAKKELLDIPLFGWAAKWIDTIPVDRKRGKDALPAMMEHARGALERGCRVIIFPEGTRRAPLDEPAYRSGIVRMYLALGVPVVPVALTSGLYWGRNSLILWPGTARAKFLEPIMPGLSGDEFLKTLIARIETETDRMVLQDARKGLARPISPRLRERLDALEAEIGGGL; translated from the coding sequence ATGATCCTCCAGGCCATCCGCTCGCTGGTGTTCTATCTGGTGTTCTTCGTCCACACGATCCCGCTGGCGATCGTTGTGGGGCTGATGGCGAAATTGACGCCCAACCTCAAGCATGCCGGCTGGGGAATCGCGCAATATTGGAACAGCGCGAACCTTTTCTTCCTGCGCTGGATCGTCGGCATCCGCACCGAAGTGTCGGGAGCGGAAAACATTCCCGAAGGCGGGGCGATCATCGGTTCGAAGCACCAGTCGGACTGGGATATCTTTGCCATCCTGCCCTATGTGGGCCATCCCGCCTTCATCGCGAAAAAGGAATTGCTCGACATTCCGCTCTTTGGCTGGGCGGCCAAGTGGATCGACACGATCCCTGTGGACCGCAAGCGGGGCAAGGACGCGCTGCCGGCCATGATGGAGCATGCGCGCGGCGCGCTGGAGCGCGGCTGCCGGGTGATCATCTTCCCCGAAGGCACGCGGCGCGCGCCGCTCGATGAGCCGGCCTATCGCAGCGGAATCGTGCGGATGTATCTGGCGCTCGGCGTGCCGGTGGTGCCCGTGGCGCTCACCTCGGGACTCTATTGGGGGCGCAACAGCCTGATCCTCTGGCCCGGCACGGCGCGGGCGAAATTTCTCGAGCCCATCATGCCGGGGCTTTCGGGGGACGAATTCCTCAAGACGCTGATCGCGCGCATCGAAACCGAGACCGACCGCATGGTGCTCCAAGACGCGCGCAAGGGGCTGGCGCGGCCGATTTCGCCCCGGCTGCGCGAGCGGCTCGACGCGCTGGAAGCCGAGATCGGCGGCGGCCTCTGA
- a CDS encoding ABC transporter permease, which translates to MSEGLKLRFPRPNPIVPAQSVAGRTLMLLIGIMTFLSCVTFGGVLLVQKSAMGWSAEVGRELTIQIRPLDGEVIESNLRLAVSLSEAVPGVASARVLSIEESEALLEPWLGPGLDLSDLSVPRLVIVQLSDPNAADIARLESEISAIPGATLETHAAWRVQLNTMAGTIVVSGILVLALILVATALAIVFATRGTMSTNREIVDVLHFIGASNRFIAGEFQGRFLLLGLKGGIAGGLAAIVFFIIAGMAMSTVVPEQSSAQLGILFGQFALGISGILGIVGVVLVIAGLTAITSRLTVRRFLSQIS; encoded by the coding sequence ATGAGTGAGGGGCTCAAGCTCCGCTTTCCGCGGCCCAACCCCATCGTGCCGGCGCAATCGGTGGCCGGGCGCACGCTGATGCTTCTGATCGGCATCATGACGTTTCTATCCTGCGTCACCTTCGGGGGCGTGCTGCTGGTGCAGAAATCGGCAATGGGCTGGTCGGCCGAGGTGGGGCGCGAGCTGACCATCCAGATCCGCCCGCTCGACGGGGAAGTGATCGAATCCAACCTGCGGCTGGCCGTATCGCTGTCAGAAGCGGTGCCGGGGGTGGCGAGCGCGCGGGTGCTTTCGATCGAGGAAAGCGAAGCGCTGCTCGAACCCTGGCTGGGGCCGGGGCTGGACCTTTCCGACCTTTCGGTGCCCCGGCTGGTGATCGTGCAGCTTTCCGACCCCAATGCCGCCGATATCGCGCGGCTCGAAAGCGAGATCTCCGCAATCCCCGGCGCGACGCTGGAAACCCACGCCGCCTGGCGGGTGCAGCTCAACACCATGGCGGGAACCATCGTGGTTTCGGGCATTCTGGTGCTGGCGCTCATCCTTGTGGCGACCGCGCTCGCCATCGTGTTCGCGACGCGCGGGACGATGTCGACCAACCGGGAAATCGTCGACGTGCTCCATTTCATCGGCGCCTCGAACCGGTTCATCGCCGGAGAATTCCAGGGGCGGTTCCTGCTGTTGGGGCTCAAGGGCGGGATCGCCGGCGGGCTGGCGGCGATCGTCTTCTTCATCATCGCCGGCATGGCGATGAGCACCGTCGTGCCCGAGCAATCGAGCGCGCAACTGGGAATCCTCTTCGGCCAGTTCGCGCTCGGGATCTCGGGAATACTGGGGATCGTGGGCGTAGTTCTGGTGATCGCCGGGCTCACCGCCATCACCTCGCGGTTGACGGTGAGGCGCTTCCTCTCGCAAATATCCTAG
- the ftsE gene encoding cell division ATP-binding protein FtsE has protein sequence MIAFENVGLRYGHGPEILKDLTFSISPGSFHFLTGPSGSGKTSLLRLLLLSLKPTRGSVSMFGEDVTALDRDRLLQMRRHIGIVFQEFRLLDHLTTFENVALPLRVRGQTEASYRGNVEELLDWVGLGDRMDAHPAVLSGGEKQRAAIARAVIGNPDILLADEPTGNVDPELSERLLHLFEQLNKMGTTIILATHEVNLLDKFDYPRMLLNDGELTIHE, from the coding sequence TTGATCGCTTTCGAAAATGTGGGGCTCAGATATGGCCACGGTCCGGAAATTTTGAAGGACCTGACCTTTTCGATCTCGCCGGGCTCCTTTCACTTTCTGACCGGGCCCTCGGGATCGGGCAAGACCTCGCTTTTGCGGCTGTTGCTGCTCTCGCTCAAGCCCACGCGCGGATCGGTTTCGATGTTCGGCGAGGACGTCACCGCGCTCGACCGGGACCGGCTTTTGCAGATGCGGCGCCATATCGGCATCGTGTTCCAGGAGTTCAGGTTGCTCGATCACCTGACGACCTTCGAGAATGTGGCGCTGCCCCTGCGCGTGCGCGGGCAGACCGAGGCGAGCTATCGCGGAAATGTCGAGGAACTGCTCGACTGGGTGGGGTTGGGCGACCGGATGGATGCCCACCCGGCGGTGCTCTCGGGCGGGGAAAAACAACGCGCGGCGATCGCGCGGGCGGTGATCGGCAATCCCGACATCCTTCTGGCGGACGAGCCGACGGGCAATGTGGATCCCGAGCTTTCCGAGCGGCTGCTGCATCTGTTCGAGCAGCTCAACAAGATGGGGACGACGATCATCCTCGCCACCCACGAGGTGAACCTGCTCGACAAGTTCGACTATCCGCGCATGCTCTTGAACGACGGGGAGCTGACCATCCATGAGTGA
- a CDS encoding septation protein IspZ, translated as MEIPFGSYRHRFTIGSQQAEATIRITSRRMVSRLLVDGVEVDSDETPSSGQAAIRNHTLKAALADGRTLEVEAGYVGWTSAGILARIDGETVHESHPGKTIAFPASAARMATMQVDEDAQRANRLPVLIDIGFGLIFFIVGSLANLTTAAVVGAILGIGLLVVQRFVKANIVGGLALFGTVMLAISAIFALIFDDGILVQLRTSIIGSFTGLLFGADALFNRGNWLGRGMARYIPFSGIDLKRLATGMAVVSIILAVLNVVVVLLASQQFWLIYTTFLDIPLVIIGVWIVIFLSYGRGSSEGGDQNQS; from the coding sequence ATGGAAATCCCCTTCGGCAGCTACCGCCACCGCTTCACGATCGGCAGCCAGCAGGCCGAAGCGACAATCCGCATCACCTCGCGCCGCATGGTCAGCCGCCTTCTCGTCGATGGCGTCGAGGTCGATAGCGACGAGACGCCCTCCTCGGGCCAGGCGGCCATCCGCAATCACACCCTCAAGGCCGCCCTCGCCGATGGCCGTACGCTCGAGGTCGAAGCCGGTTATGTGGGCTGGACCAGCGCCGGCATCCTCGCCCGCATCGATGGCGAAACGGTCCACGAAAGCCACCCTGGCAAAACGATCGCCTTCCCCGCCTCGGCGGCGCGCATGGCCACCATGCAGGTCGATGAAGACGCCCAACGCGCCAACCGCCTCCCGGTCCTCATCGATATCGGTTTCGGCCTGATCTTTTTTATCGTCGGCTCCCTCGCCAACCTCACCACCGCCGCCGTGGTCGGCGCCATCCTGGGCATCGGCCTCCTGGTCGTCCAGCGCTTCGTCAAAGCCAATATCGTGGGCGGGCTTGCCCTGTTCGGCACGGTGATGCTGGCCATCTCGGCAATCTTCGCGCTCATCTTCGACGATGGCATCCTGGTGCAGTTGCGCACCAGCATCATCGGCAGTTTCACCGGGCTGCTCTTTGGCGCCGACGCGCTCTTTAATCGCGGCAATTGGCTGGGCCGTGGCATGGCCCGCTACATCCCTTTTTCCGGCATCGACCTGAAACGCCTCGCCACGGGCATGGCCGTTGTTTCCATCATCCTGGCCGTGCTCAACGTCGTCGTCGTGCTGCTGGCCAGCCAACAGTTCTGGCTCATCTACACCACCTTCCTCGACATCCCCCTGGTGATCATCGGCGTCTGGATCGTGATCTTTTTGTCCTATGGGAGAGGCAGCTCCGAGGGGGGCGACCAGAACCAGTCTTGA
- a CDS encoding MJ0042-type zinc finger domain-containing protein: MIITCPNCHTRYKVASDALSAAGRQVQCAACAELWYATASFPTPSAPDLEPSRDELAFRADGDGFSDEEDLLDEALLSANPTALAPAHPEPASVDRAGNRARIEALARRRNGMLAKLPIARFRRAFRVAVAVTLVAILALAVLARTEIVAAFPQLDGLYRLVGLGTNVVGLDFTDINTLRTTRDGTSVIIVNAKISNITNQLAYVPSVLVSLLDEAGRVIYEWTVTPAARNILPGDVLAIDTQLTAPPQGVTDIRLSFVEGRNGADTGTRR, encoded by the coding sequence GTGATCATCACCTGCCCCAATTGCCATACGCGCTACAAGGTGGCGTCCGACGCGCTCTCGGCGGCCGGCCGGCAGGTGCAGTGCGCCGCCTGCGCCGAACTCTGGTATGCCACAGCGAGCTTTCCAACGCCCTCGGCGCCCGATCTCGAACCCTCGCGCGACGAGCTGGCGTTCCGCGCCGATGGGGATGGGTTCTCCGACGAGGAAGATCTGCTCGATGAGGCGCTCCTGAGCGCCAACCCGACAGCCTTGGCCCCCGCCCATCCCGAACCCGCCTCTGTCGATCGCGCCGGCAACCGCGCCCGCATCGAAGCGCTGGCCCGGCGCCGCAACGGCATGTTGGCCAAGCTCCCCATCGCCCGCTTCCGCCGCGCCTTCCGCGTCGCGGTCGCCGTAACGCTCGTTGCCATCCTCGCCCTGGCGGTCCTGGCGCGCACCGAAATCGTCGCCGCCTTCCCCCAGCTCGATGGCCTCTATCGTCTTGTGGGACTTGGAACAAATGTGGTCGGGCTCGACTTTACCGACATTAACACTTTGCGAACCACCCGCGACGGAACCAGCGTCATCATCGTCAACGCTAAGATTTCCAACATAACGAATCAATTAGCTTACGTGCCGTCGGTCCTCGTGAGCCTTTTGGACGAGGCCGGCAGGGTGATCTACGAATGGACGGTGACGCCGGCGGCCCGCAACATCCTGCCCGGCGATGTCCTGGCGATCGACACGCAATTGACTGCGCCGCCCCAGGGCGTAACCGATATTAGACTGAGCTTTGTTGAGGGCCGCAACGGCGCCGATACGGGCACGAGACGATAG
- a CDS encoding response regulator: MARILVAEDDDNVRAFVVRALQMSGHEVLEASDGGLALEIATDEDGRFDLLVSDIKMPVMDGIALALAVRAQFPDLTILLMTGFADQRERAHGLDALIYDVLGKPFSLAQLTEKVSDALAGKPAEIIPLARSAL, translated from the coding sequence ATGGCACGCATATTGGTGGCCGAAGATGACGATAATGTCCGCGCATTCGTCGTCCGCGCTCTGCAGATGTCCGGTCACGAGGTCCTCGAAGCCTCCGATGGCGGGCTGGCGCTGGAAATCGCGACCGATGAGGATGGCCGTTTCGATCTTCTGGTCTCCGACATCAAGATGCCGGTGATGGACGGGATCGCCCTGGCTTTGGCGGTGCGCGCGCAGTTTCCCGATCTCACCATCCTTCTGATGACCGGCTTTGCCGACCAGCGCGAGCGCGCCCATGGGCTCGATGCCCTGATCTACGACGTCCTGGGCAAGCCCTTTTCCCTGGCGCAACTGACCGAAAAAGTCTCCGACGCCCTGGCCGGCAAACCCGCCGAAATCATCCCCCTGGCCCGCTCGGCGCTCTAG